In the genome of Nycticebus coucang isolate mNycCou1 chromosome X, mNycCou1.pri, whole genome shotgun sequence, the window gagtgaacacctccctcccaccacctgcatcaaacactcaaagatgtcaggccccatctcctcctgctagatagcagcagactgcaggggcctggcagacttccttgcaattcaggcaggtgcaaacccctggagtatctgttcactacaggcaactgggttagccatctgcagagataccagtgactgggtccgacagaggggcaaagtggggaaggagacatcagtCTTCCCAGACTGAACTTTTGCTAGCTGGaccctcctgactccacgcagccctggagtaagccatatcagaggagtcaccagacccctgtgatccagttcccagagacctcttgaactctcccacccaagacaggtgccgattgagacaatcgatttagaccttttgaactgaactaatagactgaggacttttcaggtggtgccctgggtatgcggttgtaggaaggtttgattttccttttccttttcaaattggtgcaagaggtgggtgggtggggtgacttaattgctggtttttccacacagctgacacttcaagccagagtaaatgttacaataggatcaaacagaaaccaactgaaaacaagacagtacCACctcgccccaccacacaagacagggccccagtttctcaggccacaacactgtacgggccctcgataaagccccagcggaaaaatcaaagggagtaaaacagccatggggcggaatcagtggaaaaactctggtaacatgaataaacagaatagatcaacccccccaagaaaagatacggcagatgtgattgaagatcccattcagaaacaactgagtgagatgtcagaaatcgaattcagaatttggatttcagacaagattaataaaatggaattaggaatttgaggagaaattcaaaagttgtctcaagaatttaatgaatttaaagacaaaaccaccaaagacttagacacactaaagcaagaatttacagccctcaaagatatgaaaaacacagtagaatccctcagcaacagaatgaagcaagcagaagaaaggatttctgacattgaagataaagtcttcgaatgctcccaatctctcaaagaggaagagaaatggagagcaaaaatggatcatttactcagagaactctctgataattcgaagaaaagcaatatacaaataatggggatttcagagaatgatgaagtggcctcgaagggcacagaggcccttctgcatgaaattatgaaagaaaattttccagacatgcctagagaacctgaaattcagatagcagacagcttcagaaccccagcacgattcaaccccaataagtcatcccccaggcatatcataattagcttcaataaagttaatatgaaagagaagattctcaaagcagccaggcgaaagaaaaccattacgtacaaaggaaagaatatgagaataactgcagatctctctgctgaaacctttcaagccagaagagggtggtcattgacttttaatctcctaaagcaaaataactttcaacccaggatcttgtatccagctaaactgagtttcatttatgatggagaaattaaatacttcaatgacattcatatgttgaaaaaatttgccataagtaaaccagctcctcaagatattctcagacctatcctccacaatgaccaacccaatcctataccacaaaagtaaactcactcagaaacttcagatcaaactccaacttccatactggcgaaaggattaaagatgtccactggacctttgaaaaactcaatacccaaaattccaccacacttatcaatactctccattaatgtgaatgccttaaactgtcctctaaagaggcataggttagctgactggatacaaaaactcaagccagatatttgttgcatacaagagtcacatctcaacttaaaagacaaatacagactcagggtgaaaggatggtcatctatatttcaggcaaatggtaatcagaaaaaagccggtgttgcaattgtatttgtagatacagtaggctttaaaccatcaaaagtaaggaaggataagaatggtcacttcatatttgttaagggtaatactcaatatgatgagatcacaattattaatatttatgcacccaaccagaatgcacctcaatttataagagaaactctaacagacatgagtaacttgatttcctccagctccataatcgtcggagatttcaacactcctttggcagtgttggatcgatcctccagcaagaagctgagcaaagaaatcttagatttaaacctaaccatccaatatttagatttagcagatctacagaacatttcatcccaacaaaactgaatacacatacttctcatcagcccacggaacttactccaaaattgaccacattttaggttacaagtctaacctcagtaaatttaaaggaatagaaattattccttgcatcttcttggaccagaACTTGTATGTAAAGTAGAAAAAGGTCCCAGTAAGAAGATAATTACAGGTTGTTAATGTTCTTTCCATCACTTAGTAGCTGTGACACGTGCAAATTTCTGCTCCCCAGGCACAATGTGAGCTACCAGCTTCATTtagggaaaatgtttttcttctggaaGATTTACATGAGATAATCTATTCAGTCTTTTTCTCAGACTTCTTCATCTTTTCATAATAGGCATGAAACTGAGAATCTGTTCCAAAAATTCTGTCCCACCAGGTGAATGTTGATGCATAGTTCCCGAGGAAGTTCATGTGGTGGAAATTGTGGTGCCGAGAGCCGGAACAGAAGGGGATGAGATTCAAAGGGTTGAGAGGAATATCATAACCACTATGGACATCAATGGTCTCTAACAAATGAATGGTCACCCAGGCCCAGAGAAGAATCACGTGATCACACAAAAGCACAATTCCAATGAAAAATCCAGTTCCAAGAATCAGGCTTTCCAAAGGATGTGCATATTCAGCTTCCATTACAAATGGAGCCTGAAACTCATGATGAACTTTATGAATATACTTGTATATTCTTTTGTGGTGCAAGAGTCTGTGTAGGAAATAGTGCCAAGTATCCTCAATGACAGCACAGACAAAGCATCTTGCCAAAAGCATACACCATCTTGGCATTCTTTCCCAATCATAAGGAATATCgaaatactctgtaaaataatagGTTCCACAAATCAAAGGCAGCTGGATACAAAAGTGATTAAAAAGAAGTACTTTAAAGCACTTCCACTGGCTTTCCAATGTTTCTGGTTTATGCTTCTGAATTTTATACTTCTTCATGTAAggaataaattgaaataaaaatccaGGTACACAGAACAAGAAATAAAGGACTTCATGAACTATGAGAGATCCCCATGTTGCAATCTGGAACTTTGTGTAATTATCCAGCATATAGTTCCAAGCATTTTTAAAAGGCTCTTGCAAGGGGTTGTCAGGTAAAAGGAAATCTACATACTCCACCGCCAAGGAAGCCGAGCTAAAGATGCTGACACTTTCATTTGCTGCCATTTTTCAGATCTCTGCAAACAGCATTGTAATTCAGTCACTGGATGCTCCCTTCACCTGGCCAGTCACAAGCTGACTGCAAGCCCCAGTCACCCGCATTTGGCCAGGTACTGCGACCCTGCAACctcagcaatatataatttcaacacactccctactaaagctccactgtca includes:
- the LOC128578203 gene encoding methylsterol monooxygenase 1-like, which codes for MAANESVSIFSSASLAVEYVDFLLPDNPLQEPFKNAWNYMLDNYTKFQIATWGSLIVHEVLYFLFCVPGFLFQFIPYMKKYKIQKHKPETLESQWKCFKVLLFNHFCIQLPLICGTYYFTEYFDIPYDWERMPRWCMLLARCFVCAVIEDTWHYFLHRLLHHKRIYKYIHKVHHEFQAPFVMEAEYAHPLESLILGTGFFIGIVLLCDHVILLWAWVTIHLLETIDVHSGYDIPLNPLNLIPFCSGSRHHNFHHMNFLGNYASTFTWWDRIFGTDSQFHAYYEKMKKSEKKTE